The uncultured Cohaesibacter sp. genome window below encodes:
- the purF gene encoding amidophosphoribosyltransferase: MSEKGFSPQSHSLSSIDQTSPASGELSASQPAGSIDCSFDDWKCEGDTLHEECGVFGIHNFADASALAALGLHALQHRGQEAAGIATYDGKHFHLERKFGLVGDNFSDAATMAKLPGSNAIGHNRYSTAGGAALRNVQPLFAELEGGGIAIAHNGQFTNAMTLRKSLIKRGAIFQSTSDSEVVLQLIAKSRESNIVDRFIDGIRQMEGGYALVALTRKKLIGARDPLGIRPLVLGDLNGSPVLASETCALDMIGATFVREIKNGEVVVCTDEGVESYHPFPDQPARLDIFEYIYFSRPDSFIAGRSVYEVRKAMGRELAKEHPLDVDVVVPVPDSGVPAALGYAQEADIPFELGIVRNHYVGRTFIEPTQQIRALGVRLKHSANRSQVQGKRIVLVDDSLVRGTTSSKIVQMMRDAGATEVHMLLASPPITHSDYYGIDTPDREKLLAAQYDLEGMRKYIGADSLGFISIDGIYRACGYEGRNNKNPQFTDHCFTGDYPTRLKDLEASENHRALGLLVD, from the coding sequence ATGTCGGAAAAGGGATTTTCTCCTCAGTCTCACTCCCTCTCCTCCATTGACCAGACCAGTCCGGCATCAGGCGAACTATCCGCCAGCCAACCAGCCGGATCTATCGATTGTTCCTTTGATGACTGGAAGTGCGAAGGAGACACCCTGCATGAAGAATGCGGCGTCTTCGGCATCCATAATTTCGCAGATGCATCCGCTCTGGCAGCTCTTGGTCTTCATGCCCTGCAGCATCGTGGTCAGGAAGCCGCGGGCATCGCCACCTATGACGGCAAGCACTTTCATCTGGAGCGCAAGTTCGGCCTCGTCGGCGACAACTTCTCCGACGCTGCAACCATGGCAAAACTGCCCGGCAGCAACGCAATCGGCCACAACCGCTATTCGACAGCCGGTGGTGCCGCCCTGCGCAACGTCCAGCCGCTGTTTGCCGAACTGGAAGGCGGCGGCATAGCCATCGCCCACAATGGCCAGTTCACCAACGCCATGACCCTGCGCAAGTCGCTGATCAAACGCGGCGCCATCTTCCAGTCCACATCGGACTCCGAAGTCGTGTTGCAGCTGATCGCCAAGAGCCGTGAATCCAACATCGTCGACCGCTTCATTGATGGCATCCGCCAGATGGAAGGCGGCTATGCCCTTGTTGCCCTCACCCGCAAGAAGCTCATCGGTGCCCGCGATCCGCTCGGCATTCGTCCGTTGGTTCTGGGCGATCTCAATGGTTCACCGGTGCTCGCCTCCGAGACCTGTGCGCTTGACATGATCGGCGCAACCTTCGTTCGCGAGATCAAGAATGGCGAAGTGGTTGTCTGCACTGACGAAGGCGTAGAGAGCTACCATCCCTTCCCGGACCAGCCCGCCCGCCTCGACATCTTCGAATATATCTACTTCTCGCGCCCAGACTCCTTCATTGCCGGCCGTTCCGTATATGAAGTTCGCAAGGCGATGGGCCGCGAGTTGGCCAAGGAACATCCCCTTGATGTCGACGTCGTGGTGCCGGTGCCCGATTCAGGCGTGCCAGCCGCTCTGGGCTACGCCCAGGAAGCCGACATACCGTTTGAACTCGGCATCGTACGCAACCACTATGTCGGCCGTACCTTCATTGAGCCGACCCAGCAGATTCGTGCTCTTGGTGTGCGTCTGAAGCATTCGGCCAACCGCTCTCAGGTCCAGGGCAAGCGCATCGTATTGGTCGATGACAGCCTTGTGCGCGGCACCACCTCTTCCAAGATCGTGCAGATGATGCGCGATGCAGGAGCGACCGAGGTGCACATGCTGCTGGCCAGCCCGCCGATCACCCATTCTGACTACTATGGAATCGATACGCCGGACCGCGAAAAGCTGCTGGCAGCCCAGTATGATCTGGAAGGGATGCGCAAATATATCGGCGCGGACTCCCTCGGCTTCATCTCGATCGATGGCATCTATCGCGCCTGTGGCTATGAAGGCCGCAACAACAAGAACCCGCAGTTCACCGATCACTGCTTCACCGGTGACTACCCGACACGACTGAAGGATCTGGAAGCCTCTGAAAACCACAGGGCACTGGGTCTGCTGGTCGACTAG
- a CDS encoding SDR family NAD(P)-dependent oxidoreductase yields MTEQRLKDRIAVVTGASRGIGWHASLALAREGAHIIAVAKTVGALEELDDEIKTIGGSATLVPLDLMDYEGIDRLGGAIYERWGKLDILLGNAGILGAVTPITHLDPVKDWEKVMGVNLTANWRLIRSLDPLLRQSDAGRALFMTSGSPHKCKPYWGIYSITKAGLEAMIRTYAGEIEQTNVRVNCFNPGPTRTGMRAKAVPGEDPNVLPHPSELAPHIVNCLVPDCQEHGRMYDFRTTSWKTYGTPVYD; encoded by the coding sequence ATGACTGAACAGCGTCTCAAGGATCGCATTGCCGTTGTCACGGGAGCCTCCCGCGGCATCGGTTGGCACGCCTCTCTTGCCCTCGCACGGGAAGGCGCGCACATCATTGCCGTTGCCAAGACGGTTGGTGCTCTGGAAGAGCTCGATGACGAGATCAAGACCATCGGTGGGTCTGCCACGCTGGTCCCGCTCGATCTGATGGACTATGAAGGCATCGACAGGCTCGGCGGCGCGATCTATGAACGCTGGGGCAAGCTCGATATCCTGCTAGGCAATGCCGGGATTCTGGGTGCGGTGACGCCGATCACCCATCTTGATCCGGTCAAGGACTGGGAAAAGGTGATGGGCGTCAATCTGACGGCCAACTGGCGCCTCATCCGCTCGCTCGACCCGTTGCTGCGCCAGTCCGACGCCGGCCGGGCGCTGTTCATGACGTCAGGGTCACCGCACAAGTGCAAACCCTACTGGGGGATCTATTCGATCACCAAGGCGGGATTGGAGGCAATGATCCGCACCTATGCCGGCGAGATCGAACAGACCAATGTCCGGGTGAATTGCTTCAATCCGGGCCCGACCAGAACCGGCATGCGCGCCAAGGCCGTGCCCGGTGAGGATCCCAATGTTCTGCCGCACCCAAGCGAGCTGGCACCCCATATCGTCAACTGCCTTGTGCCGGACTGTCAGGAACATGGCCGCATGTATGATTTCCGCACCACCAGCTGGAAAACCTACGGCACTCCGGTCTACGACTAG
- a CDS encoding ABC transporter ATP-binding protein/permease: MRKTPSISRPGNESAKDIDAEASAFSTLRKLWPYIWPANRQDLKMRVALAVTALALGKIINVLTPYFFKWATDALTDSNAPDGVGVVGWLSIPILLVASYGLARIMNVGFDQLRDALFARVGQHAVRNLSFKTFEHLHQLSLRFHLQRHTGGLSRVIERGTHAIEGVVRHTILHAVPTLLQCLFMAIVIAFQFNFVYVIVVVVMIGLYMTFTIKVTSWRIDIRRRMNQSDNDANSKAVDSLLNYETVKYFGNEAMETARYDSSMAVYQKAAISTWVSLAWLNFGQTVIFSIGMAVCMALSAYGVMQGTQTVGDFVLINALLMQLSIPLNFFGSMHREIKQGLVDLEAMFDLMGQPPEVLDKPAAQQLAVSGGSVRFEDVHFHYDAARPILKGISFEVPAGKTVAIVGPSGAGKSTISRLLFRFYDVTGGGIFIDDQDIRDVQQLSLRKSIGMVPQDTVLFNDTLLYNIGYGRPSANREEIEAAARMAQISTFVNSLPDGFDTEVGERGLKLSGGEKQRVAIARTILKAPPILVLDEATSALDSHTEQEIQTALDEVSQNRTTVVIAHRLSTVIGADEIIVLEAGRIKERGRHADLLAQGGLYASMWDRQREASEAEERLRKAVEGDESGFLPGHAPEHQPAE, encoded by the coding sequence ATGAGAAAAACACCTTCCATTTCCAGACCGGGAAATGAAAGTGCCAAGGACATTGATGCTGAAGCATCCGCCTTTTCGACTTTGCGCAAACTGTGGCCGTATATCTGGCCAGCCAATCGGCAGGATCTGAAAATGCGGGTGGCTCTGGCCGTTACCGCGCTGGCACTTGGCAAGATCATCAACGTTCTGACACCCTATTTCTTCAAATGGGCGACGGATGCCCTGACGGACAGCAATGCGCCGGATGGTGTTGGCGTGGTCGGCTGGCTGAGCATTCCGATCCTGCTGGTGGCCTCCTATGGGCTGGCGCGGATCATGAATGTTGGCTTTGACCAGTTGCGTGATGCGCTGTTCGCGCGTGTCGGCCAGCATGCTGTGCGAAACCTGTCCTTCAAGACATTTGAACATCTGCATCAGTTGTCACTGCGCTTCCATTTGCAGCGCCACACCGGTGGGCTTTCGCGCGTTATCGAGCGCGGCACGCACGCCATCGAGGGCGTGGTGCGCCACACGATTTTGCATGCGGTTCCGACCCTGTTGCAGTGCCTCTTCATGGCGATCGTCATCGCCTTCCAGTTCAATTTTGTCTATGTCATCGTGGTGGTGGTCATGATCGGTCTTTACATGACCTTTACGATCAAGGTGACCTCCTGGCGCATAGATATCCGCCGTCGCATGAACCAGTCGGACAATGACGCGAACTCCAAGGCCGTCGACAGTCTGCTCAACTATGAGACCGTCAAGTATTTCGGCAATGAGGCTATGGAAACGGCGCGCTATGACAGCTCGATGGCGGTCTATCAGAAGGCGGCGATCAGCACGTGGGTTTCGCTTGCATGGCTCAACTTCGGCCAGACGGTGATCTTTTCCATTGGTATGGCTGTCTGTATGGCTCTGTCAGCCTATGGCGTCATGCAGGGCACCCAGACCGTGGGTGACTTCGTGCTCATCAATGCGCTGCTTATGCAACTGTCGATCCCGCTCAACTTCTTCGGCTCCATGCATCGCGAGATCAAGCAGGGGCTGGTGGATCTGGAAGCGATGTTTGATCTGATGGGCCAGCCGCCGGAAGTGCTCGACAAACCTGCCGCCCAGCAGCTTGCGGTTTCAGGAGGCTCGGTACGCTTCGAGGATGTCCATTTTCATTATGATGCGGCGCGTCCGATCCTGAAGGGCATCAGTTTTGAGGTGCCTGCAGGCAAGACGGTTGCCATTGTCGGGCCATCCGGTGCGGGTAAATCGACGATTTCCCGCCTGCTGTTCCGCTTCTACGATGTCACTGGCGGCGGGATTTTCATTGACGATCAGGATATCCGCGACGTGCAACAGTTGAGCCTGCGCAAAAGCATCGGGATGGTGCCGCAGGATACGGTGCTGTTCAACGACACGCTGCTGTATAACATCGGCTATGGCCGGCCTTCAGCGAACCGCGAGGAAATCGAGGCTGCCGCACGCATGGCGCAGATCTCGACCTTCGTGAACAGTCTGCCTGACGGGTTTGATACCGAAGTGGGTGAGCGCGGGCTGAAGCTCTCCGGTGGCGAGAAGCAGCGTGTGGCCATTGCCCGGACCATTCTCAAGGCTCCGCCGATTCTGGTGCTCGACGAAGCGACCTCGGCATTGGACAGTCACACGGAGCAGGAAATCCAGACTGCCCTTGATGAAGTGTCCCAGAACCGGACGACGGTGGTCATCGCCCATCGCCTGTCAACGGTCATTGGTGCAGACGAGATCATCGTGCTTGAGGCTGGCAGGATCAAGGAGCGGGGACGTCATGCGGATCTGTTGGCTCAGGGGGGGCTTTATGCATCCATGTGGGATCGTCAGCGCGAAGCAAGTGAGGCCGAGGAGCGGCTGCGCAAGGCCGTGGAGGGGGACGAAAGTGGCTTTTTGCCCGGCCATGCCCCAGAGCACCAGCCTGCTGAGTAA
- a CDS encoding metalloregulator ArsR/SmtB family transcription factor: MVDETHGSGQGCCGDARPEEKADGFCCGADITSEMGPHIELARAFKALAHPARLMILSKLGSHQHCCGDICSSLPLAQSTVSQHLKVLRECGFIEWETAGQHSHYRVNSNKVSWFLSQSAAFFAEERIVISD; encoded by the coding sequence ATGGTCGATGAGACGCATGGCAGCGGGCAGGGGTGTTGTGGTGATGCCCGGCCTGAGGAAAAGGCCGATGGCTTTTGCTGCGGTGCCGACATCACCAGCGAGATGGGGCCGCATATCGAGCTTGCCCGGGCCTTCAAGGCCCTTGCCCATCCTGCCCGCCTGATGATCCTTTCCAAGCTCGGATCTCACCAGCATTGTTGTGGCGACATCTGCTCGTCTTTGCCCCTTGCCCAGTCCACTGTTTCGCAACATCTCAAGGTGCTGCGCGAGTGCGGTTTCATCGAATGGGAGACGGCGGGGCAGCATTCTCACTACCGGGTCAACTCGAACAAGGTTTCCTGGTTTCTCTCGCAAAGCGCGGCGTTCTTTGCGGAGGAGCGGATCGTTATTTCAGACTGA
- a CDS encoding LysM peptidoglycan-binding domain-containing protein, which produces MKSAAPFVAIVCGVIVAVVVGIGVFGDRIGLSGASDDIKKGLAPVTSLVVPSEQKSDEPAATGNKDAADKPAATETAKTETEATSPANKAVPTFDIVRVEPNGNTLVAGRAQPGWTVELKNGEATLSKAVADVNGEWVMVLSDPLGAGVSDLSLSAKAKDGGEAVASASSVTVSRSEDGSGDLLVVETAPGQASKVLASVAKPNENAAPEQGAADASASAAGQSEVASVTTPEAAAPAVSAEKPAATQEPAAPSAESQQASVSADAPEAAPAAPATTAPAVDAAPSVVAVAGQTVAIEAVEIEGDTLFVAGAAEPAGSILRLYIDNGEVANSKSGETGRFLFDNKVSLKDGNHVARVDMLNGANGQVLTRAEVSFSKQPGLILNVTAQGSLGDKYQHGVSASAESGSVETKKVIIRRGDNLWTIARRVYGAGIRYSTIYDTNTDQIRDPHWIYPGQVFELPHGQDGWDNNFDAVEEPDQKTPPTEAPAPTPAAG; this is translated from the coding sequence ATGAAATCTGCTGCTCCATTTGTCGCAATTGTTTGCGGTGTTATTGTTGCCGTTGTTGTCGGTATTGGCGTTTTTGGTGACCGGATCGGTCTCAGCGGTGCGTCTGACGACATCAAGAAAGGGCTTGCGCCCGTGACATCCCTGGTTGTTCCTTCAGAGCAGAAGTCTGATGAGCCCGCTGCTACCGGAAACAAGGACGCTGCCGACAAGCCAGCTGCCACGGAAACCGCAAAGACAGAAACCGAGGCCACTTCTCCCGCTAACAAGGCGGTCCCGACCTTCGACATCGTTCGGGTTGAACCGAACGGCAACACGCTTGTTGCCGGACGCGCCCAGCCTGGCTGGACTGTCGAGTTGAAAAATGGCGAGGCGACCCTTTCCAAGGCCGTTGCCGACGTAAATGGCGAGTGGGTCATGGTGCTGAGCGACCCGCTCGGGGCTGGGGTTTCCGATCTTTCCCTGTCTGCGAAGGCCAAGGATGGCGGCGAGGCGGTGGCTTCTGCCAGCTCCGTGACAGTTTCCCGTTCTGAAGATGGCTCCGGCGATCTTCTGGTGGTCGAGACGGCTCCGGGGCAGGCCTCCAAGGTTCTGGCCAGTGTCGCCAAGCCCAATGAGAACGCGGCTCCTGAACAGGGCGCGGCCGATGCTTCAGCTTCCGCTGCCGGGCAGTCCGAAGTTGCCAGCGTGACCACTCCTGAAGCTGCTGCGCCAGCTGTCTCTGCTGAGAAACCGGCAGCAACGCAGGAGCCCGCCGCTCCATCGGCTGAAAGCCAGCAGGCAAGCGTTTCGGCAGATGCTCCTGAAGCTGCTCCAGCCGCTCCGGCGACGACAGCGCCTGCGGTTGACGCTGCGCCGTCTGTGGTCGCCGTTGCAGGTCAGACCGTCGCGATTGAGGCTGTTGAAATTGAGGGTGACACGCTGTTCGTTGCTGGCGCAGCCGAACCAGCAGGCTCCATCCTGCGGCTCTATATCGACAATGGTGAAGTTGCCAACAGCAAGAGCGGTGAAACCGGGCGTTTCCTGTTTGACAACAAGGTCAGTCTGAAAGACGGAAACCACGTCGCACGCGTGGACATGCTGAACGGTGCCAACGGTCAGGTTCTGACCCGCGCGGAAGTCTCCTTCTCCAAGCAGCCGGGTCTGATCCTCAATGTTACGGCGCAGGGCTCTCTGGGGGACAAGTATCAGCACGGCGTCAGCGCGTCCGCCGAATCCGGCTCGGTTGAAACCAAGAAGGTGATCATCCGGCGCGGTGATAATCTCTGGACAATTGCCCGCCGTGTCTATGGCGCGGGGATCCGCTATTCCACCATCTATGATACCAATACCGATCAGATCCGCGATCCACACTGGATCTATCCCGGCCAGGTGTTCGAGCTTCCACACGGTCAGGATGGCTGGGACAACAATTTCGATGCGGTCGAGGAGCCAGATCAGAAAACGCCTCCGACCGAGGCACCCGCACCGACCCCGGCGGCTGGCTGA
- a CDS encoding TIGR00730 family Rossman fold protein — protein sequence MATLQKICVYCGSGCGNNPVFAQEARLLGQEMAMADIGLVYGGGSVGLMGVLAKSVLENGGHVTGIIPGFLKDREVMLADVQDLIVTSDMHERKRKMFDAAQAFVALPGGIGTLEELVEMLTWAQLGQHKKPVLLANIDGFWDPLADMLDHMREENFIRQDMAVSYLSARHARDIVPLLRKAVASLPDEDVASTTLQDSLSTL from the coding sequence ATGGCAACTTTACAGAAAATCTGCGTCTATTGCGGCTCGGGCTGCGGCAACAATCCCGTCTTCGCACAAGAGGCGCGCCTGCTTGGCCAGGAAATGGCAATGGCAGACATCGGTCTTGTCTATGGAGGCGGCTCGGTAGGCCTCATGGGCGTGCTTGCAAAGAGCGTGTTGGAGAATGGCGGTCACGTTACCGGCATTATTCCCGGTTTTCTCAAGGACAGGGAAGTCATGCTCGCCGACGTCCAAGACCTGATCGTCACCAGTGACATGCATGAAAGAAAACGCAAGATGTTTGACGCCGCACAGGCGTTCGTTGCGTTACCCGGAGGCATCGGAACCTTGGAGGAGCTGGTAGAGATGCTCACCTGGGCGCAATTGGGCCAACACAAAAAGCCGGTACTATTGGCCAATATTGATGGCTTCTGGGATCCATTGGCGGATATGCTTGATCATATGCGCGAAGAGAATTTCATCCGGCAGGACATGGCTGTTTCCTACCTTTCCGCCCGCCATGCCAGGGATATCGTGCCCTTGCTGCGCAAAGCTGTCGCCAGCCTTCCCGACGAGGACGTCGCCAGCACCACCTTGCAGGACAGTCTTTCGACCCTTTAG
- a CDS encoding DMT family transporter, which translates to MNQPATLGALAALIVGVVVSFQAILSARISLADNAAATGLVMYVAGGAIAIALLVLFTNMGSLAIAPLGWLRIVQMLMGGMAGIVIVVGSAFAFAKINPAAAVVLIIFGQMAIALIADYLGWTGQAPTPIDWRRITGLALFAAAIWLLITPSRD; encoded by the coding sequence ATGAATCAACCTGCAACCCTTGGCGCTCTGGCCGCACTCATCGTTGGCGTGGTCGTTTCCTTTCAGGCGATCCTCTCTGCCCGCATCTCTCTGGCCGACAACGCCGCAGCCACCGGACTGGTGATGTATGTAGCCGGCGGTGCAATCGCCATCGCGCTCCTGGTGCTGTTCACCAACATGGGGTCTCTCGCCATCGCCCCGCTCGGTTGGCTGCGCATCGTGCAGATGCTGATGGGCGGCATGGCTGGCATCGTCATCGTCGTCGGCTCGGCCTTCGCCTTTGCCAAGATCAACCCGGCAGCTGCCGTGGTGCTCATCATCTTCGGGCAAATGGCAATCGCCCTTATCGCCGACTATCTGGGCTGGACGGGACAGGCGCCAACCCCGATCGACTGGCGCCGAATTACAGGCCTAGCCCTGTTTGCCGCCGCAATCTGGCTGTTGATCACCCCATCAAGGGACTAA
- the rarD gene encoding EamA family transporter RarD, producing the protein MHQTQDKAGVDMPAARGGETLEQDSRSVRIGLLLALGAHGTWGVFPLYFSMLKHVPAVEVVAHRLVWSLILMSLWFLLNRRWREVWAVLKQPRIFGLLIGTGALVSSNWLSYVWAVVHEQATEASLGYFIVPLVNVATGYLLLSERLSRLQLVSICLAVAAILLQMILLGTVPVISLFIALTFGAYGYLRKIVPVGPNLGLLVELIAIAPIAFFYILYLQSNGQGHFTLVDPMTMGLLIFSSVMTSMPLIWFSGAAKRLNMATVGIMQYINPSIQFVIAVFILKETISMSKLATFCLIWLSVAVYSYDAISRNRRGKKPTPAL; encoded by the coding sequence ATGCACCAGACTCAAGACAAGGCGGGCGTGGATATGCCCGCGGCCCGTGGGGGGGAGACCCTGGAACAGGACAGTCGGTCCGTGCGTATCGGATTGCTTCTCGCCCTGGGAGCCCATGGGACATGGGGCGTTTTTCCGCTGTATTTTTCCATGCTCAAGCATGTGCCTGCAGTGGAAGTGGTTGCGCACCGCCTTGTCTGGTCTTTGATCCTCATGTCCCTGTGGTTTCTTTTGAACAGGCGCTGGCGGGAAGTCTGGGCGGTTCTGAAGCAGCCCCGGATTTTCGGGCTCCTGATCGGAACCGGGGCGCTCGTCAGCAGCAACTGGCTATCCTATGTTTGGGCGGTCGTGCATGAGCAGGCGACAGAGGCAAGCCTGGGCTATTTCATCGTTCCTCTGGTCAACGTTGCGACCGGCTATTTGCTTTTGTCGGAGAGATTGTCCCGCTTGCAGCTGGTGTCTATCTGCCTCGCGGTTGCTGCCATCCTGTTGCAGATGATCCTGCTGGGAACCGTGCCCGTTATCTCGCTGTTCATTGCCTTAACTTTCGGGGCCTACGGCTACCTGCGAAAGATCGTGCCCGTTGGTCCCAATCTGGGGCTGCTGGTTGAATTGATTGCCATTGCGCCCATTGCCTTTTTCTACATTCTTTATCTGCAGTCCAACGGGCAGGGGCATTTCACACTGGTTGATCCAATGACGATGGGACTTCTGATCTTCTCCAGCGTCATGACGTCAATGCCGCTCATCTGGTTCTCAGGGGCAGCAAAGCGTCTCAACATGGCAACCGTTGGGATCATGCAATATATCAACCCGTCGATACAGTTTGTGATCGCTGTGTTTATCCTCAAGGAAACTATTTCGATGAGCAAGCTGGCGACATTCTGTCTGATATGGCTTTCGGTGGCGGTTTATTCCTATGATGCAATTTCCAGAAATCGTCGGGGCAAGAAACCAACTCCGGCGCTCTGA
- the cimA gene encoding citramalate synthase, giving the protein MTKERLYLFDTTLRDGAQTNGLDFSVEDKILIAGILDDLGVDYVEGGYPGANPTDDAFFKEKRTKKATFTAFGMTKRAGRSVENDPGVQGLINAASDAICYVAKSWDYHVDVALGCTNEENLEGIADSVKAANAAGKEALVDCEHFFDGYKANRAYALSCVTTAYEAGARWVVLCDTNGGTLPHEIFDIVSDVLTHVPGTHVGIHAHNDTEQAIANTLSAVRAGVRQIQGTLNGIGERCGNANLITLIPTLKLKKEYADMFEIGVSDEKLAELTSISRGFDELLNKAPDRHQPYVGASAFATKAGIHASAILKDPQTYEHVDPELVGNHRKVLVSNQAGMSNLIDELKRMGLQVEKSDPRLVDLLSMVKEREAHGYAYEGASASLELLARRHLGSVPEYFKIDSFRVMVERRHNANGELVTLSEAVVKIWLDGEKLMSVAEATGPVNALDLALRKDLGRLQGKIDDLELVDYKVRILNGGTDAITRVLIESRDGAGHRWFTVGVSENIVDASFQALLDSITFKLFKYS; this is encoded by the coding sequence ATGACCAAGGAACGTCTTTATCTGTTCGATACCACCTTGCGCGACGGTGCGCAGACCAACGGCCTCGATTTCAGCGTAGAAGACAAGATTCTCATTGCTGGCATTCTGGATGATCTGGGTGTGGACTATGTCGAGGGCGGCTATCCTGGTGCCAATCCGACCGATGATGCCTTCTTTAAGGAGAAGCGCACAAAGAAGGCCACCTTCACCGCGTTCGGCATGACCAAGCGGGCTGGGCGTTCGGTGGAGAATGATCCGGGTGTTCAGGGTCTCATCAACGCAGCGTCGGACGCAATATGCTATGTCGCCAAATCATGGGACTATCATGTCGATGTGGCGCTTGGCTGCACCAACGAGGAAAATCTCGAAGGCATTGCAGATTCCGTCAAGGCAGCCAATGCGGCTGGCAAGGAAGCTCTGGTTGACTGCGAGCATTTCTTTGATGGTTACAAGGCCAACCGTGCCTATGCGCTTTCCTGCGTTACCACAGCCTATGAGGCCGGAGCGCGCTGGGTTGTTTTGTGTGACACCAATGGCGGTACGTTGCCGCACGAGATCTTCGATATCGTCAGCGACGTGCTGACCCATGTTCCGGGTACGCATGTCGGCATTCATGCCCATAATGATACCGAGCAGGCGATTGCCAACACGCTAAGCGCTGTCCGCGCCGGGGTGCGCCAGATTCAGGGCACGCTCAATGGCATTGGCGAGCGTTGTGGCAACGCCAATCTGATCACGCTGATCCCGACCCTGAAGCTCAAGAAGGAATATGCCGACATGTTCGAGATCGGGGTTTCTGACGAGAAACTGGCCGAACTGACGAGCATCTCGCGGGGCTTTGACGAACTGCTGAACAAGGCCCCCGACCGGCACCAGCCCTATGTCGGGGCCAGTGCCTTTGCCACCAAGGCTGGCATCCATGCCTCGGCCATCCTTAAAGACCCGCAGACCTATGAGCATGTCGACCCGGAACTGGTGGGCAACCACCGCAAGGTTCTGGTGTCCAATCAGGCGGGCATGTCGAACCTGATCGACGAGTTGAAGCGCATGGGCCTGCAGGTGGAGAAATCCGATCCGCGGCTGGTGGATCTTCTCTCCATGGTCAAGGAGCGGGAAGCGCATGGCTATGCCTATGAAGGGGCGAGTGCATCGCTGGAGCTGTTGGCGCGCCGCCATCTGGGCAGTGTGCCTGAATATTTCAAGATCGACAGTTTCCGCGTCATGGTCGAGCGGCGGCACAATGCCAATGGCGAGTTGGTGACGCTTTCCGAAGCCGTGGTCAAGATCTGGCTCGATGGCGAGAAGCTGATGTCGGTGGCTGAGGCGACCGGTCCTGTCAACGCACTCGATCTGGCACTGCGCAAGGATCTGGGTCGTCTGCAGGGCAAGATCGATGACCTTGAGCTGGTGGACTATAAGGTGCGTATCCTCAACGGGGGTACGGATGCTATCACCCGCGTTCTGATCGAAAGCCGGGATGGAGCCGGACACAGGTGGTTTACAGTCGGCGTTTCCGAGAATATTGTCGACGCTTCCTTCCAGGCCTTGTTGGATTCCATTACCTTCAAGCTTTTCAAATATTCCTGA